From Spirosoma aerolatum, one genomic window encodes:
- a CDS encoding DUF6932 family protein → MAFDAYGNLTPYAVIELDLDVFRQQFVEQFPFSTKRNWLFDVFVSYMNDVKQTVKTEVTVWVDGSFITRKLEPNDIDCVVFIDYQVYFQFEKAIEQI, encoded by the coding sequence ATGGCGTTTGATGCATATGGTAACCTCACTCCGTACGCAGTTATAGAACTAGATTTAGATGTGTTCCGCCAACAATTCGTTGAGCAATTTCCGTTTTCTACTAAGCGAAACTGGCTTTTTGATGTATTCGTTAGCTACATGAATGATGTGAAACAAACTGTAAAAACGGAAGTTACTGTTTGGGTTGATGGAAGTTTTATAACTCGAAAGCTGGAACCAAACGATATTGACTGTGTTGTTTTTATCGACTACCAAGTATATTTTCAATTCGAAAAAGCAATCGAGCAAATTTGA